The DNA window TAATCCAACTGTTGAAGTAGATGTAATTACTTGGAACGGTTTTGGTAGAGCTGCTGCACCAAGTGGGGCTAGTACTGGTTCTAGAGAAGTAGTATCTTTCCCAGAAGGTGGAGTAGATGCAATTTTAAGTGAAGCTGAAGATATTATTTATTCAGAACTTATTGGAATGGATGCTGAAGATATTGTAACTATTGATGAAATTTTAAGAGAAGTTGATGGAACTGAAAATTTATCAGCTATTGGTGGTAACACTACTGTTGCTGTTTCTATGGCTGTAGCTAAAGCAGCTGCTTCTTCTTACAATTTACCATTATACAAATATCTTGGAGGAAACTTTGTAAATGAGTTACCTTTCCCTCTTGGAAACATGATGAATGGTGGAGCTCATGCAGGAATTAATGCACCAGATATTCAAGAATTCTTAGTTGTTCCTGTTGGTGCAAATAATGTTGTTGAAGCAGTATTTGCTAACTCCAGTGTCCACAAAAGATTAAAAGAATTAATCCAAACTAAAGACTCCAATTTCACTGGTGGAAAAGGAGATGAAGGTGGATGGGTACCTAACATCACTAATGATGCTGCTTTAGAAATCCAAGCTCAAGCTTGTGAAGAAGTAGGAGATGAATTAGGTATTGAAATTAGACCTTCTTTAGATATGGCTTCCTCTGAATTATGGGATGCAGATGAAGGTAAATATGTTTATGCTCAAGATGGTATTAAAAGAGATACTGGTGACCAAATTGAGTTTGTTAAAGACATTATTGAAACTTACAATATGTTCTATGTAGAAGATCCATTTGATGAATCTGATTTCGATGGATTTGCACAATTAACCGCAAAAGTTGGAGATAAATGTCTTATTTGTGGTGACGATTTATTCGTAACTAACAAAGAAATTTTAGCTAAAGGTATTGAAATGAATGCAGCTAATGCAATTATCATTAAACCTAACCAAATTGGTTCTTTATCTGAAACATATGCTACTGTTAAATTAGCTAAAGAAAATAATGTTGTCCCTGTTGTTTCTCACAGATCTGGTGAAACTACTGATGCAACTATTGCTCATTTAGCTGTTGGTCTTGGTTCTCCAATGATTAAAACTGGAGCTATTGGTGGAGAAAGAATAGCTAAATTAAATGAACTTATTCGTATTGAAGAAGAACTTCCTAATGCTCACATGGCAAGTTTTTAAGTGTAATTAAGAGGTTATAATATGGCAAAAATTACTATTGATTATGATAAATGTGAAGGAGCAGACTGTGCAGAATGTGCTGATGTCTGTCCTATGGAAGTTTTAGTTCTTGAAGGAGATAAAATTGTTATTCAAGAACCAGATGAATGCAGTTTATGCGAAGTATGTATGGATGTTTGTCCAGAAGAATGTGTTAAAGTAGAAGATGATGAATAGATTTTAAAAAATAAATATAATAAGGTGAAATAAATGTCAGAACTTTTAATTGATTTAGATAATTATTTAGCAGCAGGTTTACATATTGGAACTCAACAAAAAACTAGTGATATGGAAAAATACATATTCAGAGTAAGATCCGATGGTTTATATGTATTAGATATCCAAAAAACTGATGAAAGAATTAGACAAATCGCTAAACTTTTAGCAAAATACAACCCTGAAGACATTTTAGTTGTTGCAACCAGACAATATGGTCAAGCTCCTGTTAAAAAATTCGGTGAAATTACTGGTGCTAAAACTATTCCTGGTAGATTCATTCCTGGAACCTTAACTAACCCAACTTACAGTAAATTTATCGAACCAAAAATCATTGTTGTAACTGACCCAAGATCTGATTCACAAGCTATTCTTGAATCCAAACAAAACGGTATTCCTGTAATCGCTTTATGTGATACTGAAAACTTACTTAGTTTTGTTGATATTGCTGTACCTGTAAACAACAAAGGTAGAAAAGCTATTGCTCTTGTTTACTGGTTATTAGCTAGACAAATTTTAAGAGAAAGAGGAGACATTGCAGAAGACGCTGACTTAGACGTCGATGCAACTGATTTCGAATTAAAATTTTAAATAAGATAATATGCTAAGAGAACCTGCAGTTGCTGGAGCGTTTTATCCAGATAATCCTGGGGATTTAAAGGTAGCTATTGAAGATAGCTTCCTTTCTCCTTTCGGGATTGGTAAAATTCCAGAGGATGTTAAAAAATTTGATGGTAAGGATTATCCTATTAATATTATGGCTCCACATGCAGGTTACATTTATTCAGCTCCAATAGCTTCCCATAGTTATTATAAAATTGCAGAATATGGCATTCCTGATGTTTTTATTATTCTTTCACCTAATCATACTGGTTTTGGTAGTGAAATTTCTGTTTTTAATAAGGGGGAATGGAAAACTCCTTTTGGTTTAGTGGAAGTTGATAATGAGTTTGCAGAAGAAATCATTTCAGATTCTGAAATTGCATCTGCTGATTTTTCTGCTCATGTTAGTGAACATGCTATTGAAGTTCAACTACCATTTCTTCAATATCTTTCCAATAATTTTAAGATAGTGCCTATTGTTATGGGTACTCAATCATTGATTACTGCTAGTGATTTATCTTCATCTATTGTTAAAGCAGGTGAAAAATTAGGTAAATCTTACTGTATAATAGCTAGCACTGATTTATCTCATTTTAATACACAAGAAAGAGCTAATGAAGTTGATGGTTTTGTTTTAGAAGATATTGAGAAAATGGATGAACTTAAATTAATGGAAGAAATTATTCAGTATAATATTACTATGTGTGGCTATGGGCCTGTTATTACAACCATTCTTAGTTCTAAATTAACAGGAAAGAACTCAAGTGAAATATTAGCTTATGGGACAAGCGGAGATATTTCTAAAGATTTTTCTAATGTTGTAGGATATGCTTCAGGGATTTTTAGGTAGGTGATTTAAAATGAAAGCTATGGCTTCTGCTCCGGCGAAAACAATTCTTTTTGGTGAACATTCTGTTGTATATGGTGAACCTGCAATTGCAGGTGCAGTTAATAAAAGGGCAGTTGTTAAAATTAGACCTTCAAAATCTGATAAATCTATTTTGAAATCTTATGATTTAAATTTTGAAGCAGAATTAGATACTGAGAATAAAAAATATGTTCTTAAAAAAGGAAAACCTGGAATTATTCGATATATCTTAGAGGCTTTAAGTAAAGTTCATAATCATTCTCCTATTGAGATATTACTTTCTTCTAACATTCCTATTGGATCTGGATTAGGTTCTTCTGCAGCAGTTACAGTAGCTACACTTGCTGCATTATATAGGTATCATAATATTAGATTTAATAAGAAATCTTTAGCACATGATGCTCATATGGTTGAAGAAGCTGTTCAGGGAATCGCAAGCCCACTTGATACTTTAGTATCTACCTATGGAGGACTTGTTTATTTATCTAGAAATAAAAAAGTAGAACACTTTAAAGTTAATTTTAATGCTCCTTTTGTAGTGGGTTATACTAATAAACATGGTAATACTGGAAAAATGGTTAAGGATGTTAGACTTCTTAAAAACAGAAATCCTAAGGTTATTAATAATGTTATTTCTTCAATGGGTCAGTTAACTAATTATGCTAAACAGGCTATATTAAAAAGGGACTTTGATAAAATTGGAGAATTGATGAATATTAATCAGGGATTTTTAGATGTTTTAGGAGTAAACACTTTTGAATTATCTCGTATGGTTTATAGAGCAAGGGAATGTGGTGCAATTGGTTCCAAAATCACAGGTGCTGGTGGTGGAGGAAGTATTATTGCCCTTTGTCCTAATAATATTGATCAGGTAGCTGAAGGTATCTCAAAAGAGGATAATGTTTTAAAAATAAGATTTACTCGTAAAGGAGTTTCTTCTAGGGTTCGTGATTAACTAAGTGATTATTATGATTATTTTAAAAATTGGAGGAAGTATCCTAACTAAAAAGGATTCTATTGAAAGCGAAATTGATGAAGGTAATTTAAAAAGGATTGCATCTGAGATTAAGTCTTCTATTGATAACTCTAAAAAGGATTTAGTTATTGTTCATGGTGCAGGTTCTTTTGGACATCCTCCTGCTAAGAAATATAAAATTGGTGAACCTTTTAGTAAAGAAGAATATCCTGAAAAAAGAATAGGTTTTGCTAAAACTCAAAATGCGGTTAAAAAATTAAACATGCTTATTTGCGATGCATTAATTAAAGAAGACCTTCCAGTAGTAGCTATTCCTGCTTCTAGCTTTATTACCACCACCAATAAACGTGTTAGTGAAGGAAATTTAGACAGGTTTAATAAATTCTTAGAAAAAGGATATATACCAATCATATATGGTGATGTGGTTTTGGATAATGAATTGGAAATGGCTGTCATTTCTGGTGATCAGATTATTCAGTATTTAGCTATTAATCTAAAAGCAGACCAGGTTATTTTAGGTACTGATGTTGATGGTGTTTATAATAAAAATCCCAAAACTCATGAAGATGCAGTTTTCTTTGAAAGATTTTCTAGTCTTGATGATTTAGATACTTTAGAAGGCACCACCAATGTTGATGTTACTGGTGGAATGGTTGGAAAAATTAAAGAACTTTTATATCTTGCAGATTTAGGGATTGAATCAAAAATAATCAATGCGGATATTGAAAATAATGTTTACAAAGCACTTGAAAATGAAGAATTAAAAGGAACTATTATTTCAAAGAATTAATCATTGAAACACTTCAAAGGAGATAATGCAATGATTTCAGATAGAAAATTGGAACATCTGTTAATATGCAAATATTATGATGTTGAATTTAAAAATAAAACAACAGGGTTTGAAGATATTGAATTAATTCATCAAGCTCTTCCTGAAATAAATAAAAATGATATTGATTTATCAACATCAGTATTTGGTAAAAAAATGGAATCTCCATTATTTATTACAGCAATCACTGGTGGTCATCCTGTTGCTAAAGATATTAATAAAAATTTGGCAATAGCTGCTGAAGAAATGAATATAGCATTAGGGGTTGGAAGTCAAAGAGCAGCTATTGAACATCCTGAACTAGCTGATACTTATACTGTTGTTCGTGAAAATGCTCCTGACTGTTTACTTGTTGGAAATATTGGGGCTCCACAACTTAATTTAGCTGATAAGGCAGTTGAAATATTGGATGCAGATATTTTAGCTATTCATTTAAATCCTCTTCAGGAATCTATTCAGCCTGAAGGAGATTTGGATGCTAGAGGATTTTTAGATTCTATTTCTAAAATCTGTGATACTGTGGATATTCCTGTAATGGCTAAAGAAACAGGATGTGGAATATCTAGTGAAACTGCAAAAGATCTTGTAAATGCAGGTATTGATTATATTGATATTGAAGGTGCCGGTGGAACAAGTTGGGCTGCTGTTGAAACATATAGAGCTGACGACAGATATTTAGGTGAAACCTTTTGGGATTGGGGAATTCCTACAGCAATTAGTACTGTAGAAGTTACCTCTTCTGTTGATGTTCCTGTTATTTCTTCTGGTGGAATTCGTAATGGTTTAGAAGCTGCTAAAGCTATTGCTCTCGGTGCAGATGCTGTTGGTATGGCTTTACCATTTTTAAAAGAATCTGTAAGTGTTGAAGATATTATCGAATATATTAATAAGTTTAATGAATCTTTAAGAATTGCAATGTTCTTAGTTGGCGCAAATAACATTGAAGAACTTAAAAACTCTAATTTAATCATTAAAGGAGAAACTAAACAATGGTTAGAGGATAGAGGGTTTAACACAACAAAATATTCAAGGAGATAAAATTATATGAGTGTTGAAGTAATCGCTATAGGCGGATACGAGGAAGTTGGAAGAAACATGACTGCTGTTAAGGTAGGGGAAGATGTTATCATTTTTGATATGGGAATTCACCTTGACAGGATTAGTATCCACGAAGATACTGATATTGATAGAATGCACAGTTTAGATTTAATTGAAAGAGGAGTAATTCCTGACGATACCTTAATGAAGGATGTTGATGGTAAAGTTAAAGGAATTGTATTTTCTCATGGTCACTTAGACCATATTGGTGCTGTAGCTAAATTAGCACATAGGTATGATGCTCCTTTAATTGGTACCCCTTATACTGCTGCATTAATCCAAAAACAAATTAATGGTGAGCGTAAATTTAAAGTAAACAATCCAATTAAAACTTTAAATCCTGGAGGAAAAATGAAATTGTCTGAGGATATTACATTGGAATTTGTTCAATCTACTCACAGTATTCCACAGGCTGTATTTCCAGTATTACACACTCCAGAAGGAATTATTGTTTATGCTTTAGATTTTAAATTTGATAATCATCAAAAAGTATCTCCACCACCTGATTACAGGAGATTAAAAGAGTTAGGTAGGAAAGGAGTATTAGCGCTCATTGTTGAATCAACTAATATTAAAGATACTAATGAAGTAAAAACATACTCTGAAAGAATAGCTAGGAATATTTTAGAGGATTTAATGAGAGGACCTCTTTATGAGAAAACTGGTATGATTGTTACTACATTTTCTTCTCATGTTGAAAGGGTCCAAACTATTGCAGATATTGCTAAAAAAAGTCATAGGGAAATTTTATTCCTTGGAAGATCTATGGAAAGATTCTGTGGTATTGCAGAAAGTCAGGGAATCTTAAAATTACCTAAAAATTCAAGTATTTATGGAAGTCCTAAAGCAGTAAATAAGGCTTTAATGAAAGCTGAAGATAATCGTGAAA is part of the Methanobrevibacter woesei genome and encodes:
- the amrB gene encoding AmmeMemoRadiSam system protein B, whose translation is MLREPAVAGAFYPDNPGDLKVAIEDSFLSPFGIGKIPEDVKKFDGKDYPINIMAPHAGYIYSAPIASHSYYKIAEYGIPDVFIILSPNHTGFGSEISVFNKGEWKTPFGLVEVDNEFAEEIISDSEIASADFSAHVSEHAIEVQLPFLQYLSNNFKIVPIVMGTQSLITASDLSSSIVKAGEKLGKSYCIIASTDLSHFNTQERANEVDGFVLEDIEKMDELKLMEEIIQYNITMCGYGPVITTILSSKLTGKNSSEILAYGTSGDISKDFSNVVGYASGIFR
- a CDS encoding isopentenyl phosphate kinase; protein product: MIILKIGGSILTKKDSIESEIDEGNLKRIASEIKSSIDNSKKDLVIVHGAGSFGHPPAKKYKIGEPFSKEEYPEKRIGFAKTQNAVKKLNMLICDALIKEDLPVVAIPASSFITTTNKRVSEGNLDRFNKFLEKGYIPIIYGDVVLDNELEMAVISGDQIIQYLAINLKADQVILGTDVDGVYNKNPKTHEDAVFFERFSSLDDLDTLEGTTNVDVTGGMVGKIKELLYLADLGIESKIINADIENNVYKALENEELKGTIISKN
- a CDS encoding 4Fe-4S dicluster domain-containing protein, with translation MAKITIDYDKCEGADCAECADVCPMEVLVLEGDKIVIQEPDECSLCEVCMDVCPEECVKVEDDE
- the eno gene encoding phosphopyruvate hydratase; the protein is MDSIIEDVQIRKILDSRGNPTVEVDVITWNGFGRAAAPSGASTGSREVVSFPEGGVDAILSEAEDIIYSELIGMDAEDIVTIDEILREVDGTENLSAIGGNTTVAVSMAVAKAAASSYNLPLYKYLGGNFVNELPFPLGNMMNGGAHAGINAPDIQEFLVVPVGANNVVEAVFANSSVHKRLKELIQTKDSNFTGGKGDEGGWVPNITNDAALEIQAQACEEVGDELGIEIRPSLDMASSELWDADEGKYVYAQDGIKRDTGDQIEFVKDIIETYNMFYVEDPFDESDFDGFAQLTAKVGDKCLICGDDLFVTNKEILAKGIEMNAANAIIIKPNQIGSLSETYATVKLAKENNVVPVVSHRSGETTDATIAHLAVGLGSPMIKTGAIGGERIAKLNELIRIEEELPNAHMASF
- the fni gene encoding type 2 isopentenyl-diphosphate Delta-isomerase, with amino-acid sequence MISDRKLEHLLICKYYDVEFKNKTTGFEDIELIHQALPEINKNDIDLSTSVFGKKMESPLFITAITGGHPVAKDINKNLAIAAEEMNIALGVGSQRAAIEHPELADTYTVVRENAPDCLLVGNIGAPQLNLADKAVEILDADILAIHLNPLQESIQPEGDLDARGFLDSISKICDTVDIPVMAKETGCGISSETAKDLVNAGIDYIDIEGAGGTSWAAVETYRADDRYLGETFWDWGIPTAISTVEVTSSVDVPVISSGGIRNGLEAAKAIALGADAVGMALPFLKESVSVEDIIEYINKFNESLRIAMFLVGANNIEELKNSNLIIKGETKQWLEDRGFNTTKYSRR
- the rpsB gene encoding 30S ribosomal protein S2, with amino-acid sequence MSELLIDLDNYLAAGLHIGTQQKTSDMEKYIFRVRSDGLYVLDIQKTDERIRQIAKLLAKYNPEDILVVATRQYGQAPVKKFGEITGAKTIPGRFIPGTLTNPTYSKFIEPKIIVVTDPRSDSQAILESKQNGIPVIALCDTENLLSFVDIAVPVNNKGRKAIALVYWLLARQILRERGDIAEDADLDVDATDFELKF
- the mvk gene encoding mevalonate kinase — protein: MKAMASAPAKTILFGEHSVVYGEPAIAGAVNKRAVVKIRPSKSDKSILKSYDLNFEAELDTENKKYVLKKGKPGIIRYILEALSKVHNHSPIEILLSSNIPIGSGLGSSAAVTVATLAALYRYHNIRFNKKSLAHDAHMVEEAVQGIASPLDTLVSTYGGLVYLSRNKKVEHFKVNFNAPFVVGYTNKHGNTGKMVKDVRLLKNRNPKVINNVISSMGQLTNYAKQAILKRDFDKIGELMNINQGFLDVLGVNTFELSRMVYRARECGAIGSKITGAGGGGSIIALCPNNIDQVAEGISKEDNVLKIRFTRKGVSSRVRD
- a CDS encoding RNase J family beta-CASP ribonuclease produces the protein MSVEVIAIGGYEEVGRNMTAVKVGEDVIIFDMGIHLDRISIHEDTDIDRMHSLDLIERGVIPDDTLMKDVDGKVKGIVFSHGHLDHIGAVAKLAHRYDAPLIGTPYTAALIQKQINGERKFKVNNPIKTLNPGGKMKLSEDITLEFVQSTHSIPQAVFPVLHTPEGIIVYALDFKFDNHQKVSPPPDYRRLKELGRKGVLALIVESTNIKDTNEVKTYSERIARNILEDLMRGPLYEKTGMIVTTFSSHVERVQTIADIAKKSHREILFLGRSMERFCGIAESQGILKLPKNSSIYGSPKAVNKALMKAEDNREKYLLVTTGHQGEPDALLPRIANGKTPFNIKRGDNVIISAPIIPNPTNAANRHIMERRLKASGARIYANAHVSGHAGREDHRDFIRMLKPQHIIPAHGDLSMLSAYGELAEEEGYRIGNNVHILRNAQAQVFNG